A single genomic interval of Camelina sativa cultivar DH55 chromosome 11, Cs, whole genome shotgun sequence harbors:
- the LOC104724187 gene encoding probable thionin-2.4: MEGKTLILSVLVMSLFMAQIQVDAKSCCPTTTARNIYNTCRLAGGSRDRCASLSGCKIVNGKCPNGYTKDILENTGDAVNEYCNVGCVSSICGALTTLSNSDASEIVNGAVEKCVLACSTICTKGSMIAVETA; this comes from the exons ATGGAAggaaaaacattgattctaagtgTACTCGTAATGAGTCTGTTCATGGCACAAATTCAAGTTGACGCAAAGAGCTGTTGTCCCACCACCACTGCTAGAAATATCTATAATACTTGCCGCCTTGCAGGAGGTTCCAGAGACAGATGTGCTAGCCTCAGTGGCTGCAAAATCGTTAATGGGAAATGTCCTAATGGATATACTAAGGACATTCTTGAGAACACAg GTGATGCTGTGAATGAATACTGCAACGTTGGGTGTGTATCTTCTATCTGCGGTGCCCTAACCACTCTCAGTAACTCCG ATGCTAGTGAAATCGTGAATGGAGCTGTTGAAAAATGTGTCCTGGCATGTTCTACAATCTGCACCAAGGGCTCAATGATTGCAGTTGAAACTGCCTAA
- the LOC104724189 gene encoding probable thionin-2.4 encodes MEGKTLILSVLVMSLFMAQIQVDAKSCCPTTTARNIYNTCRLAGGSRDRCASLSGCKIVNGKCPNGYTKDILENTGDAVNEYCNVGCVSSICGALTTLSNSDASEIVNGAVEKCVMACFTICTKGSMNAVETA; translated from the exons ATGGAAggaaaaacattgattctaagtgTACTCGTAATGAGTCTGTTCATGGCACAAATTCAAGTTGACGCAAAGAGCTGTTGTCCCACCACCACTGCTAGAAATATCTATAATACTTGCCGCCTTGCAGGAGGTTCCAGAGACAGATGTGCTAGCCTCAGTGGCTGCAAAATCGTTAATGGGAAATGTCCTAATGGATATACTAAGGACATTCTTGAGAACACAg GTGATGCTGTGAATGAATACTGCAACGTTGGGTGTGTATCTTCTATCTGCGGTGCCCTAACCACTCTCAGTAACTCCG ATGCTAGTGAAATCGTGAATGGAGCTGTTGAAAAATGTGTCATGGCATGTTTTACAATCTGCACCAAGGGCTCAATGAATGCAGTTGAAACTGCCTAA
- the LOC104724188 gene encoding probable thionin-2.4 yields MEGKTLILSVLVMSLFMAQIQVDAKSCCPTTTARNIYNTCRLAGGSRDRCASLSGCKIVNGKCPNGYTKDILENTGDAVNEYCNVGCVSSICGALTTLSNSDASEIVNEAVEKCVMACSTICTKGSMNAVETA; encoded by the exons ATGGAAggaaaaacattgattctaagtgTACTCGTAATGAGTCTGTTCATGGCACAAATTCAAGTTGACGCAAAGAGCTGTTGTCCCACCACCACTGCTAGAAATATCTATAATACTTGCCGCCTTGCAGGAGGTTCCAGAGACAGATGTGCTAGCCTCAGTGGCTGCAAAATCGTTAATGGGAAATGTCCTAATGGATATACTAAGGACATTCTTGAGAACACAg GTGATGCTGTGAATGAATACTGCAACGTTGGGTGTGTATCTTCTATCTGCGGTGCCCTAACCACTCTCAGTAACTCCG ATGCTAGTGAAATCGTGAATGAAGCTGTTGAAAAATGTGTCATGGCATGTTCTACAATCTGCACCAAGGGCTCAATGAATGCAGTTGAAACTGCCTAA